A DNA window from Aspergillus nidulans FGSC A4 chromosome I contains the following coding sequences:
- a CDS encoding protein ffkG (transcript_id=CADANIAT00006817) gives MAISIADSSNSSPRSSLAFLLDPDKVEPPRPKQSMWHRLGLRRWLGRDDRDFHSRSPASASNESSPPASNDRFKGNNTPPKSHDNLTRRLSRKVGVGLPRSTTFKRQESERRDRLSPVESEPRPRAVSADRRTLSLQRTKSPQSVVDPRLSAPEINWPRDEPDPDPDPSITKDDEPPASNEETTQDNDGRSEWDHNPEVTDTPEGYPVDSVDMELDRRWILNLSMHFRDRSEREKFFVTYAEAANRWRRVTISCDYRDAEPESLEEDLKELRYQRDKCARIYESIRESLPEIQFYDTVTNLKLETRDGRLHVHVTEDVNEIIPYPPISSIGHLPEARLVPERWLHFEAHLSGFVYNVRLGDKSFIKKEIPGPDTVDEFLYEINALHALQGIPNVIQVEGIVVDDRQEVVKGLLISFAEKGALVDILYEYRGTISWERRERWARQIVQGLCEIHEAGYVQGDFTLSNIVIDANDDAKIIDINRRGCPVGWEPPEIAAKIESNQRISMYIGVKTDLFQLGMTLWALAMEEDEPERQRRPFVLDGDVPVPDYYRRLVSICLSPSPRQRLSAKELLTLFPPETGTFDQLPRMQPHTSIGVGLHNGALPLYDSRAAFLYSRGRQLGNFTHSNTHIPEQPPINSSESIHSPETDRTVSDREEQEQRMELYDEAVQLNGFRKSESLIFDERSSVVDDMVQMRRLARPEEAQQSRRSPPIDYAENEFDVDPRYRSSSTDMTMVDPTSNGEPLSDGIVGGESWKISSENSSIHYNAPEQPATTPAPADTYPVDSVTKSLSSLESLRPVPTLLLSSLPINPAAESLEQVICTTGDILRPSNVALENTQQAIDQPSTYLSDSVLPINPAARALERVLPGKVQSQANIQSTLEYPQDVAVISRLSDRSLPLNLVTKQPEAESVDLSAENASNSQDEGASEWHQQVIQAQIPDWSVPRLTANPATESTGDLKPEAGTSFIHGIDSTQPTEQTSEDQNQNLSNSQLPINPATITSGDISSDNIDASLTPIAQSIRCTQQTIRDQNQSSFLRNYHLPINPAITSPEGTIGYEAIIKPGINAGSTSYALPVIQDSNQNSFLNASHLPINPAAKCSNEGTYNTNSMPPTTINAQPTPNSRHGVHDRSFHLNDSHLPINPAFADKALQSV, from the coding sequence atggccatctccATTGCAGACAGCTCCAATAGCTCGCCCAGGTCGTCTCTGGCCTTCTTGCTGGACCCGGACAAGGTCGAGCCGCCGCGTCCCAAGCAGAGCATGTGGCATCGCCTGGGTCTTCGGCGATGGCTTGGCCGCGATGACCGAGATTTTCATTCTCGGTCCCCTGCGAGTGCGAGCAACGAATCTTCACCCCCCGCGTCCAACGATCGTTTCAAAGGCAACAATACTCCGCCCAAATCACACGACAACCTCACGCGCCGTCTGTCGAGAAAGGTCGGCGTTGGCCTTCCCCGATCCACAACGTTCAAGAGACAAGAATCCGAGCGGCGAGACCGCCTCTCCCCCGTTGAATCAGAGCCTCGACCGCGGGCTGTATCGGCCGACCGTCGTACATTGAGCCTACAGCGGACGAAGTCCCCACAATCTGTCGTGGATCCCAGATTATCCGCTCCCGAGATTAACTGGCCGCGCGACGAGCCGGACCCAGACCCGGACCCCTCAATAACCAAGGACGACGAGCCTCCGGCATCGAATGAGGAGACTACCCAGGATAACGATGGCAGGTCAGAATGGGACCACAACCCCGAGGTGACGGATACTCCCGAGGGGTATCCTGTTGATAGTGTCGACATGGAGTTGGATCGCCGGTGGATTCTCAACCTGAGCATGCACTTTCGAGATCGCTCAGAGAGGGAAAAATTTTTCGTCACCTATGCCGAAGCCGCCAACAGATGGCGCCGCGTTACCATATCCTGCGACTACCGGGACGCCGAACCTGAATCTCTGGAGGAGGACCTGAAGGAATTACGATACCAGCGCGACAAATGCGCCCGCATCTACGAGTCCATACGCGAATCGCTCCCCGAGATCCAGTTCTACGACACCGTCACGAACCTGAAATTAGAAACACGTGACGGCCGTCTGCATGTTCATGTCACTGAAGACGTGAATGAAATCATCCCTTATCCTCCCATCTCGAGTATTGGCCATTTACCGGAAGCCCGACTTGTTCCCGAACGCTGGTTACACTTCGAGGCACATCTGTCGGGATTTGTATATAATGTGAGACTGGGCGACAAGTCATTTATCAAGAAAGAGATTCCGGGTCCGGATACCGTCGATGAATTCTTATACGAGATCAACGCCTTACATGCGCTTCAAGGAATTCCGAATGTGATCCAGGTGGAGGGAATTGTGGTAGATGACCGACAAGAGGTTGTCAAAGGGCTTCTTATTAGTTTCGCCGAAAAGGGAGCCTTGGTGGATATTTTGTACGAATACCGTGGGACGATCTCTTGGGAGCGACGGGAACGTTGGGCCAGGCAGATTGTACAGGGGCTATGCGAAATTCACGAGGCAGGCTATGTACAAGGGGACTTTACCTTGTCGAACATTGTAATCGACGCCAACGATGATGCGAAAATCATCGACATTAACAGACGAGGTTGTCCGGTCGGATGGGAACCACCGGAGATTGCGGCCAAGATTGAGAGCAACCAACGAATATCGATGTACATTGGGGTGAAGACAGATCTTTTCCAGCTAGGGATGACTCTGTGGGCATTGGCTATGGAGGAAGACGAGCCTGAGCGGCAGCGACGGCCATTCGTCTTGGATGGCGACGTCCCCGTCCCGGACTACTACCGGAGATTGGTGTCGATTTGCTTAAGCCCCAGTCCTCGACAGCGGCTGTCGGCCAAAGAACTTCTAACTCTCTTTCCTCCTGAAACAGGAACATTCGACCAGCTGCCCAGAATGCAACCCCATACAAGCATTGGAGTGGGTCTACACAACGGTGCTTTGCCTTTGTACGATTCGCGCGCTGCATTTTTGTACTCACGCGGCAGGCAACTGGGAAATTTCACTCATAGCAATACACACATCCCGGAACAACCGCCGATTAACAGTTCCGAGAGCATTCACTCGCCAGAAACTGATAGAACGGTTTCAGATAGGGAGGAACAAGAGCAGCGGATGGAGCTGTATGACGAGGCAGTGCAATTGAATGGGTTTAGAAAAAGCGAGTCACTAATCTTCGATGAGCGGAGCTCTGTGGTGGATGACATGGTGCAAATGAGGCGCTTAGCCCGTCCGGAAGAGGCACAGCAGTCTCGGAGAAGTCCACCAATAGACTATGCTGAGAACGAGTTTGACGTTGACCCTCGCTACCGAAGCTCATCGACGGACATGACGATGGTTGACCCTACATCCAATGGGGAACCCTTGTCCGATGGAATTGTTGGTGGTGAATCATGGAAAATCTCGTCGGAAAACAGTTCTATCCACTACAATGCCCCGGAGCAGCCAGCTACCACACCAGCGCCTGCCGATACATATCCGGTAGATTCGGTGACCAAAAGCCTGTCTAGTCTGGAGTCACTGCGCCCTGTGCCAACGCTCCTGCTATCTTCACTTCCAATCAATCCGGCAGCCGAAAGTCTGGAGCAGGTAATATGTACGACAGGGGACATTCTGCGACCTTCGAATGTGGCATTAGAAAATACTCAGCAAGCCATTGACCAACCGAGCACTTACCTGAGCGATTCAGTTTTACCAATCAACCCGGCCGCCAGAGCTCTGGAAAGAGTACTCCCGGGGAAGGTTCAATCACAGGCTAATATTCAGTCGACTTTGGAGTACCCCCAAGATGTTGCCGTCATTTCTCGCCTGAGCGATCGTTCCTTACCCTTGAATTTAGTGACCAAACAACCAGAGGCGGAGTCAGTGGACCTTAGCGCGGAAAATGCATCGAACAGCCAAGATGAAGGTGCTTCCGAGTGGCATCAACAAGTCATACAAGCCCAAATTCCCGATTGGAGTGTACCTCGCCTGACTGCCAATCCGGCAACCGAATCGACAGGTGATTTGAAACCTGAAGCCGGTACTTCATTCATCCACGGGATTGattcaacccaacccactGAGCAGACCTCTGAAGACCAGAACCAAAACTTGAGTAACTCGCAGTTACCTATCAACCCTGCCACGATAACCTCAGGGGACATATCCAGTGACAACATAGATGCCAGCTTAACCCCCATTGCTCAGTCAATTCGATGCACTCAACAAACCATCCGCGACCAGAACCAAAGCTCCTTCCTCCGTAACTATCACCTCCCCATCAACCCAGCCATAACATCGCCAGAGGGAACGATCGGCTACGAGGCGATCATCAAGCCGGGTATTAACGCTGGGTCAACTTCGTACGCTTTACCAGTCATCCAAGACAGTAATCAGAATTCCTTCCTCAACGCTTCACACCTTCCAATCAACCCAGCAGCTAAATGCTCTAATGAAGGGACGTACAACACCAATTCGATGCCTCCAACAACCATTAACGCTCAACCCACTCCAAACTCACGGCATGGCGTCCACGACCGAAGTTTCCACTTAAACGACTCTCATCTACCCATTAACCCAGCATTCGCCGACAAAGCTTTACAGTCTGTATAA